One segment of Coffea arabica cultivar ET-39 chromosome 7c, Coffea Arabica ET-39 HiFi, whole genome shotgun sequence DNA contains the following:
- the LOC113699851 gene encoding uncharacterized protein: MFNVVHVDEKWFYMTKESKMYYLHPEEKQPLRTCKSKKFIANVMFLAAVARLRFDCSYYREFDGKIGIFPFVLKESTKRNSKNWIAGTLETKPILSVAKEVYRKCLIEKVLLAICSKWPRENGTEIFIQQDNAKPHINPIDSKFIEAASMDGFDIHLLFQPPNSPDMNVLDLGYFRAIQSLQHQEAPKTIDELILAVEKSFDQLSTESLNNVFLTLQSCMVEVMKNLRGNNYKCHTLESII, encoded by the coding sequence ATGTTTAATGTTGTTCATGTTGATGAAAAATGGTTTTATATGACTAAAGAATCCAAAATGTACTATCTTCATCCTGAGGAAAAGCAACCTCTTCGAACATGTAAGAGCAAAAAATTCATTGCGAATGTTATGTTTCTAGCTGCTGTAGCTCGACTTCGGTTTGATTGCTCTTACTACCGAGAATTTGATGGCAAAATTggtatttttccttttgtacTAAAAGAGTCGACAAAAAGGAATAGTAAAAATTGGATTGCTGGTACATTAGAAACGAAGCCAATATTGTCAGTGGCTAAAGAGGTGTATAGAAAATGCCTAATTGAAAAGGTTTTACTTGCAATATGCAGTAAATGGCCACGTGAGAATGGTACTGAAATTTTCATCCAACAAGATAATGCCAAACCACATATTAATCCCATAGATTCTAAATTTATTGAGGCTGCTTCAATGGATGGATTTGATATTCATTTGTTATTTCAGCCTCCTAATAGCCCAGACATGAATGTTCTTGATTTAGGATATTTTAGGGCCATACAATCACTTCAACATCAAGAAGCGCCCAAAACAATTGATGAGCTAATCCTTGCTGTTGAAAAATCATTTGATCAACTATCAACTGAAAGCCTCAATAATGTTTTCTTAACACTGCAATCATGTATGGTAGAGGTGATGAAGAACTTAAGAGGAAACAATTACAAGTGCCACACATTGGAAAGCATCATTTAA
- the LOC113699850 gene encoding uncharacterized protein, with translation MDVIGTIESLASNGHRFIPVAIENFTKWVEAASYKSVNKKVVSDFLKDHIICRFRVPKTLITDNARNLNNDMVDGLCEQFKIKHRNTAIYRLQMNGVVEAANKNLKKIILKMTERDRDWHEKMSYALMTYWTAIRTFIRATPYSIVYDMEAVLPAEVEISPLRILMETQLNKAEWTKQQHGQLSLIDEKRLNTVCHEQYYQRRMTRAYNRKVKPHLFQERDKVLKRILPIQDKAKGKYVPNWQGSFIVKKVLLGGALILIEMDRQIFPQSINSDIC, from the coding sequence ATGGACGTGATTGGAACTATTGAATCCCTAGCTTCAAATGGGCATCGATTCATCCCGGTAGCGatcgaaaatttcaccaaatgggttgaagcggCATCTTACAAGAGCGTGAACAAAAAAGTAGTATCCGATTTTTTGAAAGACCACATTATCTGTCGTTTTAGGGTGCCAAAGACGCTGATCACTGACAATGCCAGAAACCTCAAtaatgacatggtagatggatTATGCGaacaattcaaaatcaaacatcGGAATACGGCTATCTATAGGCTTCAGATGAATGGAGTAGTAGAGGCTGCaaacaaaaatctgaaaaaaatcattctcaAAATGACAGAAAGGGATCGAGATTGGCATGAGAAGATGTCGTATGCATTAATGACTTATTGGACTGCAATTAGAACTTTTATTAGGGCAACGCCTTATTCTATCGTGTACGATATGGAAGCAGTATTACCCGCAGAGGTTGAGATCTCCCCTTTGCGCATTTTAATGGAAACTCAATTGAATAAAGCAGAATGGACTAAACAACAACACGGGCAACTATCCTTGATTGATGAAAAGCGATTAAATACCGTTTGCCATGAACAGTACTATCAAAGGCGAATGACTCGTGCCTACAATAGGAAGGTCAAACCTCATCTATTCCAAGAAAGGGACAAAGTTTTGAAACGAATTCTTCCCATCCAAGATAAAGCTAAAGGAAAATAtgttccaaattggcaaggatCTTTCATTGTTAAGAAGGTATTGCTCGGAGGAGCACTTATTCTCATAGAGATGGACAGACAGATTTTTCCTCAGTCAATCAATTCGGACATATGCTAG